Within Candidatus Abyssobacteria bacterium SURF_5, the genomic segment TGTTCCCTTAATAATTCGGGGACCGGGTATCCCGCCAAATCGGAGGATCGATTCCCCCGCAAGCCATGTGGATTTGTTGCCGACTTTCATGGAATGGATCGGCGCCGAACCCGCTCCCGACTATCAAGGTAAAAGTCTGATGCCGCTGATACATGGAGAAGAAGACGCGGATCGCATAATATTCAGCGAATTAATGATACCCGCTTTCGCGCCAAAATATCATGTCATTGCGGTTCGGAAAGGGCCATGGAAATTGATAACGGGCGGCCCTGACGGCGATCAACTGTTCAACCTGGAGCAGGACCGCTCCGAGCTCGTGAACCTCGCCGAAAAATTTCCCGATCTGCTCCTCAAGCTGAAGCAAGACGCGGATGATTTTAAGAAAAATGCGCCTTCCGACCGTGCAGTCATTCAATATTCCCCCCAAGAGCGAGAGGTTCTCAAGGGCCTCGGATATCTCCAGTAATCAACCGCTTATCAAGGTGAAGCGGTTGGATGACATGCATACCCTATAAATATTGAGCCATTCTGACTTTCTCCATCAAGCCGGGTCTTCCTTTCCCACTTCCTCTAGAGAAATGCAACACTGGTGTTGCAGAAGTCAATAGCGCAACCCTTTGAGCATCAGCGAGTTGGCTGTCTGTTGATAAATGCAACAAGTCGTGATGGTTCGAGTTCAGGTGCAATCGAGTGCGGCAAGCTTTCTAAGTCGCTATGCCTGATAATGTTCTGCTGTGGGTCTTGTCCTGCTTTTCTTTTGGCAGACATGTTGCAGAATAGACGTCCAAAAGAACCGGGTAAATACCAGAGAAGGAATGAGGGCTATGCACCTGATTTTGGCGATTCTGACTTTTGCGGTTTTCATTGGAGTGGGTTTTCTGATTGAGTTCATTAAAGGGAGGACGCTTTCGAAGGCCATTCTTGATGCCGTTTCCATGGACGATGAGAACCCGAGTGGAAATCCGGCCTACGTTCCGCCTGTTGCGGTGCTTCCCGGACTCACCGGTGCTGCGCCGCGGGTCGAAGGCTACGCCTTACCGGAAGCCCTCTATTATCACCAGGGCCATTCATGGGTAGCGCCTCAAGGGGCCGATACGGCGATTGTTGGCATCGATGATTTTGCGGGGAAATTGATTGGAAGCCCCACTTCGATTACCGTGCCGAAGCCGGGCGAAATCTTTCGACAGGGCGAGAAGGGGTGGACCATTAGCCAAAGCGACAAACAGGTGAAAATGGTATTTCCGGTTGACGGGAAAGTGGTTGCTGTAAATGAAGCAGTGCTAAAGAATCCAACGTTGATTGCGAGCGAGCCGTACGGCAGGGGATGGCTCTTTATTATCAAGTCGAGAAGCCTTCAGAGAAATCTCCGTAACCTTCTCAGTGGTTCTGTTGCTCGGAGATGGATGGAAGAATCGGCGACGGCATTCAGAACGATGTTCAGCGGCAAACTTGGAATTGTGTATCAGGACGGCGGTCTGCCGGAGGATGGGCTGGCGGATTACATAAGCGCCAAGGAATGGCGGGAGATCACCGGCCGGCTCTTCATGATCGAGTGAGCGGCTCGGGAGAATGATGAGATGACCCTGAACCATCTGGACAGAGGACAAATAGGAAAAGGAGAAGGGATATGATTCCCGTCACGCTACCGATCAGCCTTATGATTTTTCTCTTTTTGATTCTCATTGGTTTCTCTTTGTTGCTTTTTGTCGGATCGAGCCACGTGTTTCACCTTATCAGGTCACGGGCGCCCCGAAAACGAGGGTTCGAGGGGGCTCAGCAATCTTTATCGGCGCCTTCTCCAGCCGGGGCAGCCGCCGAGGTATCTCGCGTCGAAGGCTATGTTTTCCCGCACTTTCTCCGCTATCATCGTGGCCACACCTGGGTGGCTTTCAAGGAATCGGGCGAAGCCATTGTCGGCATCGATGATTTCGCCGGAAAACTCATTGGCTCTCCAAAAATAATCGCTTCGCCCCGGATAGGGCAGCGCCTGCACCAGGAGGAAAGGGCGTGGATTCTGCGGCGCAAGGGAAAGGACCTGGAGGTGCAGGCGCCATTGGACGGCGAAGTGGTCGAAGTTAACGAAAGAATTTTCGATAATCCCGGGCTGCTGTCGAAGGATTGCTATGGAGGCGGATGGCTCGCGGTTATAAAGCCGGCCAACCTCAAAGAGAACATGATGAGACTGCTGAGCGGCGAAGCGGCGAGGCAATGGCTGGAGCAATCGGCAGCAGAAGTTCGTGCCACGTTCAACCGAGATCTCGGACTTGTATATCAGGATGGCGGGTTGCCCGAAGGAGGGCTCGCCGATTACCTGAACCCTAACGAATGGGCCGGGCTGCTTGCGCGTCTTTCAGGGTGCGGCCGGATGAATCCGCCGGCAAATTAGAAGATCGGGAAAGGAGAGAGGAGAGATGGTTCCTATAGCTATTGCAGGCATTATCCTGGCGTTTCTGGTCATCGACGTGATCATCCAAACGGTCCAGCACAGAAGAGGCAGGCGCGTACACGGCTTCTTTATACCGGATCCAGCCGATGAAGTTTCGCCTCCCGTCGACTATGGCAGGATGCTCGACTGCCTGAAGAGGTTCGGCATTGCGCCGCCGCACAACGCATTCGTTCATAGCGGCCACATTTGGGCCGCCGTCGAGCAATCAGGCGAAGCGGTTGTCGGACTGGATTCATTTGTGAAAAGAGTAATTGGAAAAGTGGACGCAGTCGAGCTGCCCCGCGTAGGGCAGGCGGTGCACCAGGGAGAACGGTTGATGGCGGTGCACCGGGGAAATCGAATTGCCGAATTCGTTGCTCCCGTCGATGGGGTTATCACTGAAGTCAAAGAAGTGCCAGCCCCGGTCTCCGATTTAGGAGGAACCGACTGGATTTGCAGGATCAAGCCGAGCAATTTATCGGCGAATCTGAAGGTGCTGCGCATTGCTGAAGACGCCGTGAAATGGATGTATGAAGAACTTTTCCGGTTGCACGAGCTGGTTGCCGCGCAGATTCCGAGGCTGCAGACTGTCGGCGTGACGATGCAGGACGGCGCTCTCGCCCTGGATAATGTGCTTCAGACGCTTGACGAGGACGCGTGGAACCAGTTTCAGCGGCAATTTCTGAAGAGCTAACCGGAGGATCAACCACATGAGCAAAGGAATGCTGATCGATACAACGTTGTGTGTGGGTTGCTGCATGTGTGAAGAAGCGTGCAACGAGAAAAATGACCTGCCGAAATGTGATGAGTCAGATCTCTCGGCCTGCAAATTCACCAAAGTTTTCGAGCGGGGCGACTACTACGTGCGAAAGATGTGCATGCATTGCGAAGAGCCCGCCTGCGCATCGGTCTGTCCCGTCGGCGCATTGAAAAAGCTGAAGGAAGGGCCCGTCATTTATTACGAAAAAAAATGCATCGGGTGCAGATACTGCATGCAAGCATGCCCGTTCCAGATTCCGACGTATGAATGGGCGAGCGCTTTTCCGCGGGTGAGAAAATGCTGGTTCTGCTATGACCGGGTGATGGCGGGCAGTCAACCGGCGTGTGCCGAAGCCTGTCCGACCGGAGCCACCAAATTCGGCGACCGCAAAGAACTGGTGGTTGAAGCCCGGAAGAGAATCGCCGAGAACCCTGATCAATATCATTCGCATATTTTTGGCGAACACGAAGTGGGGGGGACCTCGATGCTCTATCTGGCTGCAGTTCCCTTCGGGCGGATTGGCTTCAAATCGAACCTGATCGAAAAGCCGCTCCCGCTCTTGACGTGGAATGTCCTCTCAAAGATCCCCGATTTTGTGCTGGTCGGCGGTACGCTGCTTGGGGGAGTCGCATGGATCATCAACCGGCGCATCATTCTGCAGGACGAGCGCATTGAGGAAGCTGAACGGAAGCGGAACGCGGGCGAGCCAACAACTCGTTCCGGGTTCTTCGGACGATTTGGGAAGAAATAGCCTTTTTCATTCATACGCATACCTGGATCGAAAGCAGGCAGGAAAGGCGGAAGAGATGAATCGCAAATGGATACCGAAGATAACTTTTTGGAGATGTGTATTCGCGCTGATATTCCTGATGGGCTTATACGTCAGTTATATTCGCTTCTTCAAGGGCCTGGGAGCATCAACGAATCTGAATGACAAGGTTCCATGGGGCCTGTGGGTTGGTTTCGACGTTCTGTGCGGTGTCGGCTTGGCAGCCGGTGGATTCACCATCACCCTCGTAGTTCATCTGTTCAACATGAAGAAATACAAGCCCATAGTGCCGTCCACTGTATTGAGCGCGTTTCTGGGATACAATCTTGTGAGCGCCGGATTAATGTACGACATTGGTCGTCCGTACCGCATCTGGCATCCCATGAGGTTCTGGAATCACCATTCAGTCATGTTCGAGGTGGCGTTGTGCGTCATGATGTACACGACCGTGCTCGCGCTTGAGTTCAGCCCGATGATTTTCAAACGCTTGAAATGGGAGAAACCATTGCGGATCGTGAAGTCGATAACCATTCCTTTGGTTATTGCCGGATTCATTCTCTCGACGCTTCATCAATCTTCTCTGGGGACTGTTTTCCTTATTGTCCCCGGAAGGCTGCACCAGTTATGGTATACGCCGATACTGCCGCTGATGTTCATTACATCCGCCATTGCGGCCGGCCTTTCCATGGTGATTGTGGAGTCCTACATCAGCCGGCGCGCCTTCAATAAACGCCTGGAACTGGACTTGCTGGCGGGAGTGGGGCGGGCTGTTCTGGTTGTTCTCGCGGTATACTGCGTGCTCAAGGTGAAGGATTTGTTTAACCGCGACGCAATCGAGCTCCTCTTCGACGGCAGTCACGAGAGCAAAATGTTTCTTCTGGAAATGGGATTGGGAGTGGCGGCTCCGCTGGGGATGCTGGCGGTCAGCAGAATCCGCGAGACCCAGAGCGGCTTGTTCATCTCTTCGGTGATGGTCGTCACCGGATTTGTAATCAATAGGTTAAATGTGAGCATCACCGGTATGATCAGTTCATCCGGGGTCAAGTATTTCCCTTCGTGGATGGAAATTGGAGCGACTGTTTTCCTGGTTGCAATGGGATTTGCGCTGTTTGGAGCGGCTGTTAAATACCTGCCGGTATTCCCGGAGGAAACCGAGCAGGAAACAGAAGAGTCCCTGCGGTACCTTGTTCCGGAGAGGCGCCCGGTCATGACGCCGTAACGGCGGCCTGAGACCCCGGTTCCTCTGGAAACACCCCGAGAAATTGCTTGACCGCAGGTGGCGACATGTAGTAAAATTGGTCTAGGATCAAAACCGGGAACGGTGGCGGTGGAGATCCTAACCCCTCTTTGCGAAATGCCCACCTGCCTTACCTCGTGGAACGGCGGCACCGCAGGACCGTATTGTGCGACAACAAACACCCTGGACAAGGCGGTAGGATGAGCCTCGTCACAAAATTGTTCAGCGTCTCGAACAGCCTCGCCGTTAAACTCATTGTTTGCGTGGTCGGAAGTGTTGTGCTCATTTTCGGCGTGTTCGGGTATATCAACGTGCAAAACAGCAGGCGGCACCTGGAAGGGCTCGTTCTAACGAGCGCGCAGGGAGTTGGAGACATCGTCAAGCGCAGCACACGCCTCTCAATGCTGCGCAATGGCAGGGATGAGCTATATCACATGATCAAGCAGATCGGCAACGAACCCGGCATCAGGCGCATCCGCATCCTGAACAAGGAGGGCAAGATTACCTTTTCCACTGACGAAAACGAAGTGAATACCTTCGTCGACAAGAAAGCCGAAGCCTGCTATGCCTGCCACACGTACGAACAACCGCTGGTCAAGCTATCGCGTCCCGACCGCGCGCGCATTTTCCGCGAGAACGGCGGAGAAAGGCTGCTGGGACTCATCCAGCCGATCGAAAACGAACCCGATTGCTATACGGCTCCGTGTCATGTGCATTCCGAGACGAAGAAAGTGCTGGGAGTATTCGATATCAACTTGTCTTTGGCGAAAGTGGACGAAAATATCTCGCAGTATCAAAGGAATATCGCGCTGAACCTGCTTGTAGTCATGATTGCCGTCTCGGGAGTGTCGGCGGGATTTGTGTGGCTCATGATCTACGGGCCGGTAAAGAAGCTCATCATGGGGACGAAGCGCATCGCGATGGGGGACATGGATTACGTCATCGAAACGAAATCCGTTGATGAACTGGGACTGCTTGCGCTCTCTTTCAATAAAATGACGCGCGACCTCAAGAAAGCGCAGGACGAGATAACCGAATGGACGAAAACGCTCGAGGATCGCGTCGCCATGAAGACGAATGAGCTGCAAAAGGCGAACGACCTGATCCTGCAGGCCGAGAAGCTGGCCTCGATCGGGCGCCTGGCGGCCATCGTGGCTCATGAGCTGAATAATCCGTTGGCAGGCATTGTTGCCTATTCAAAGCTTCTCCTCAAGAGAATGGACAACAACACGTTTTCAGAAAGCAGCTACGCCAAGAGCAGGGAGATCATCACCATGATGATGCGCGAAGCCTTGCGCTGCGGCGACATCGTCAAGAATCTGCTCCAGTTCTCGCGGCAGTCCGATTTGATGTTTGCTTCTGAAGATATTTGCGTGATAATCCGGGAGTCGGTCCGCCTCGTCGAGCACCTCGTGACTATCCGTAATATTGAGCTTCAGTTCGAGTTGAGCGAGGGCATCCCCGCAGTGAGCTGCGACTCCCAGAAAATCAAACAGGTTCTGCTTGCGTTGCTGATTAATGCCTGCGATGCAGTCGCCGAAGACGGCGTTGTCAGGGTCGGCTGTCGGTGGCTGGCGGCTGTGAAGGCGGTAGAGATTTCCGTGCAGGATAACGGAATAGGGATGGAGGAGGAGACGTTGCGCCACATTTTCGAGCCTTTTTTCACCACGAAAGAAGAGGGAAACGGGGTAGGACTCGGATTGGCTGTGGCTCATTCGATTGTCGAGAGGCATGGCGGCGCCATTTCGGTCAAGAGCGTTGTCAATGAGGGTACCGAATTTAAGATAACTCTGCCGATAGCGCCCGCGCACAAGAACGAGCATTCCATTGTGGGGACCGAAGATGCGGCCGGCTTCGGAGAAGGTGATCTGCTGCCATGAGAGGACGTATTATTTGGGCGGTGCTTAGTTTGGCAATATGGCTTGCGCCGGCGAACGTTTTTTCGGCGGCGCCGGCCCGTCCTTCGGAAGATCAGGCTTGTCTCGAGTGTCATGCGGACGAGGCGGTAGCACGGAAGAACCTGGTATTCGTTGATCCGACTGTCTTTGCCAACTCGATACACGGGCGTCTCCAGTGCACCGATTGCCATGCAGATGCCGTCGAAAAGGACAACAATCCGCATCCACGCGAATTGGCTAAGGTGAACTGCCCCTCTTGTCACTACAAGGGAAATCCGGAGGGGGCTCCCAATTTCACTCCGATGCAGCAGTACAAGACCAGCGTGCACGGGCGGGCCTCCGAGAGTGGCGATCAGGATGTGGCGACATGCTCTGCCTGCCATGGAAAACACAATATCAAGCCCGCGTCAGATCCCGAGTCCACGATAAACCGCCTCAACATACCCCGGACCTGCGCAGTCTGCCACGACAATATGCAGATGGTATTGAAGCATAATATCCATGCCGAGCAACCATACAGCGAATACGAACAGAGCGTTCACGGGAAGGCGCTTTTTCAAGACGGAGTGGCGAGCATGGCGGCGGTGTGCACTGATTGTCATGGCGTTCATGACATTCAGGCCAACGGCGATGCCGATCTGAAACCGCATCAGCCGGCGACCTGCGGAAAATGTCATCAAGTCGAATACAACATCTACAGCGGCAGCATTCATGGCGAGGCTTTTCAGCAGGGTGTCCTGGACGTGCCGGTTTGCAGCGACTGCCATGGCGAGCATACGATAGCGGCTCCATGGAACCCGGAGTCTTCGGTTTCTGCATTCAAAGTAACTTACACCTGCGCCGGTTGTCATGATGATGTGACGCGGATGAGCAAGTACAATATCCTTACCAATAAGGTCTCAACCTTCAAACAGAGCGATCATGGGGTGGGAAATGACTTGGGAATCGTAGCCGTCGCCACATGCGTCAGTTGTCATGGATATCATGATATTCTGCCGGCGAATAATCCCGCATCGTCCATTCATTTGTCACAGTTTGAAAAAACGTGCGGCAAAGCGAATTGTCATCCGGATCCTTCGCCCGAAATCCTCTCGGCCCACATTCACGTGGATGGCACTGATCAGAATTTTGAGAATCTGCGCCGCATCAGAACCATTGCACTCTGGTCGATTGGAGCCTTGGCCGGATTCGGTGTAGCCGCGGGCCTGTTGGCGTTCGCATTGCGTATCGGACAGAACTTTGAGCGACCTTCCGGCCGCGGTGAAAATGGAGAGTAGAATCGGCGTCGCGCCGCCGTTCCTTAAAGAATGTGAAGAGTGCGGCTCCTGATAGGGGACACGAGGATAGTCCGGATGAGAAACTTCAAGAGGCGTAAAGATTCGACGATCATACTGCTGATCTTTCTGTCGGGGTTTGTTCTCTTCCATTTCGCGGGCAAGTTTGCGGCGCCCTTGCTGGTGTATGACCGCCAGAAGCAGCCGGTCGGATTTAATCATGCCAAACATGGGGACGACGTCGGAGTTTCTTGCGATACATGTCATTTCTTTTACGATGACGGCAGTTGGTCGGGAATACCGAAGATGGAGGTCTGCGCGAACTGCCATAGCGAAGTCCTTGGAGAGTCGGAAGAAGAAAAGAAGCTGGTGATGGATTTCATTCAGCAGAACAGGGAAGTCGAGTGGGGCCTGTATTTCCGGCAGCCTCAATGCGTCTCGTTTTCACATTCGTCTCATGTGCGCGGAGCAAAACTTTCGTGCGAGACCTGCCATGGACCGCAGGGGCTCTCTCGGAGCGCCGTCGAGTACCTTACCAACAGGATTACGAAGTATAGCTATGTTGTTTATGATACCGATGTATCACTAACGCTGAACACCGTTATCGGGAAGAAAGAGAAGAACATTTGGGGCACTATGGGAATGGATGAATGCGCCGCCTGCCACCGCGCCAGAGGAACAAGCACGGCATGTTTTATCTGCCATAAGTAATGCTGTTGATTTTCATTTTGGGGGAACGATAAACATGAAGATAAATCGCAAGTCGTTTCTCAAGGCGCTTGCATTTGCCGGGGGAGGAACTATGGGGCTGATGACGTCTCCCGCCCCCTGGCATCTCACAAGGGATCTGGCCCGATGGACGCAGAATTGGCCGTGGGTGCCGGCGCCGGCCCAAGGAAAGCCTTCTCAAGTCAATAGTATTTGCGGCATGTGCAGCGGAGGCTGCGGGATAATAGTCAGAAAAGTTGACGAGCGGATGGTGCGCGTAGAGGGAAACAAGCGCCATCCCGTGAACCGGGGCTTCATCTGCCCCATAGGGATCTCGTCGCTTCAGATGGTCTATGGACCGGCGCGCGTCCGGCAGCCGCTCCGGCGCGCGGGTTCGCGCGGGGAAGGCAAATGGGAGGAGCTTTCGTGGGAAGAGGCAATCGCTGAATTCGCGGATTCTATTAAGAAGCGCCGGTCCGCCGCGCAATCGCACGCGATCGCCTGTTTCACGAATAGCGCCGACGGAACAACCAATGAACTGCTTGATCGTTTCCTCAAGGCGATCGGTTCCCGAAATCTTGTGAAACTGGATTCTGGCAAGGATGCAAGAGCCGCTTTGATGAAAGTTATGCAGGGTATTGATGCGTTGCCCGCGTACGATTTTGAGGGGGCGGATTTTCTCCTCAGTTTCGGGTGCTCTTTGCTTGAAGGATGGGGCACCTGCGGCCGGATGTATGGCGCCGTCGACTCATGGTACAGGGAGCGAGCCCGACCGGTGGAACTCGTACAGATTGAATCCAATTTCTCAACTACGGCTTCAAAAGCCGCGAAATGGATCCCGATTGCCCCGGGCACCGAAGCCGCGCTGGCCATGGGAATCGCTCACGTGATGATAAGCGAAGGCTCGTACGACCAAGCATTCGTGAGCAAACACTGCTTTGGATTCGAAGATTGGAAGGACGACGCCGGAAAGATGCACCGC encodes:
- a CDS encoding glycine cleavage system protein H, translated to MRAMHLILAILTFAVFIGVGFLIEFIKGRTLSKAILDAVSMDDENPSGNPAYVPPVAVLPGLTGAAPRVEGYALPEALYYHQGHSWVAPQGADTAIVGIDDFAGKLIGSPTSITVPKPGEIFRQGEKGWTISQSDKQVKMVFPVDGKVVAVNEAVLKNPTLIASEPYGRGWLFIIKSRSLQRNLRNLLSGSVARRWMEESATAFRTMFSGKLGIVYQDGGLPEDGLADYISAKEWREITGRLFMIE
- a CDS encoding 4Fe-4S dicluster domain-containing protein, whose protein sequence is MSKGMLIDTTLCVGCCMCEEACNEKNDLPKCDESDLSACKFTKVFERGDYYVRKMCMHCEEPACASVCPVGALKKLKEGPVIYYEKKCIGCRYCMQACPFQIPTYEWASAFPRVRKCWFCYDRVMAGSQPACAEACPTGATKFGDRKELVVEARKRIAENPDQYHSHIFGEHEVGGTSMLYLAAVPFGRIGFKSNLIEKPLPLLTWNVLSKIPDFVLVGGTLLGGVAWIINRRIILQDERIEEAERKRNAGEPTTRSGFFGRFGKK
- a CDS encoding HAMP domain-containing protein; the protein is MSLVTKLFSVSNSLAVKLIVCVVGSVVLIFGVFGYINVQNSRRHLEGLVLTSAQGVGDIVKRSTRLSMLRNGRDELYHMIKQIGNEPGIRRIRILNKEGKITFSTDENEVNTFVDKKAEACYACHTYEQPLVKLSRPDRARIFRENGGERLLGLIQPIENEPDCYTAPCHVHSETKKVLGVFDINLSLAKVDENISQYQRNIALNLLVVMIAVSGVSAGFVWLMIYGPVKKLIMGTKRIAMGDMDYVIETKSVDELGLLALSFNKMTRDLKKAQDEITEWTKTLEDRVAMKTNELQKANDLILQAEKLASIGRLAAIVAHELNNPLAGIVAYSKLLLKRMDNNTFSESSYAKSREIITMMMREALRCGDIVKNLLQFSRQSDLMFASEDICVIIRESVRLVEHLVTIRNIELQFELSEGIPAVSCDSQKIKQVLLALLINACDAVAEDGVVRVGCRWLAAVKAVEISVQDNGIGMEEETLRHIFEPFFTTKEEGNGVGLGLAVAHSIVERHGGAISVKSVVNEGTEFKITLPIAPAHKNEHSIVGTEDAAGFGEGDLLP
- a CDS encoding cytochrome C encodes the protein MRNFKRRKDSTIILLIFLSGFVLFHFAGKFAAPLLVYDRQKQPVGFNHAKHGDDVGVSCDTCHFFYDDGSWSGIPKMEVCANCHSEVLGESEEEKKLVMDFIQQNREVEWGLYFRQPQCVSFSHSSHVRGAKLSCETCHGPQGLSRSAVEYLTNRITKYSYVVYDTDVSLTLNTVIGKKEKNIWGTMGMDECAACHRARGTSTACFICHK
- a CDS encoding Ni/Fe-hydrogenase cytochrome b subunit; the encoded protein is MNRKWIPKITFWRCVFALIFLMGLYVSYIRFFKGLGASTNLNDKVPWGLWVGFDVLCGVGLAAGGFTITLVVHLFNMKKYKPIVPSTVLSAFLGYNLVSAGLMYDIGRPYRIWHPMRFWNHHSVMFEVALCVMMYTTVLALEFSPMIFKRLKWEKPLRIVKSITIPLVIAGFILSTLHQSSLGTVFLIVPGRLHQLWYTPILPLMFITSAIAAGLSMVIVESYISRRAFNKRLELDLLAGVGRAVLVVLAVYCVLKVKDLFNRDAIELLFDGSHESKMFLLEMGLGVAAPLGMLAVSRIRETQSGLFISSVMVVTGFVINRLNVSITGMISSSGVKYFPSWMEIGATVFLVAMGFALFGAAVKYLPVFPEETEQETEESLRYLVPERRPVMTP